The sequence TACCTGCTCGACCGGGAAATTCTGGAATGACGGAAACGATCGCCCTCGACCTCGACGGCTATACCGACCTGCCGCCCGGCCGGATCGCCAATGTCGTGACCTATCTGGAAATGACGAACCGCCCTGCCCCGGCCGCCGAGGCGGAGGGCGGCCGGACGGTGCGCCATGTCGTGAAGCCGGATCTCGCCGCCTATCGCGACCTCTACCGCCGCATCGGCACCGACTGGCTTTGGTTCTCGCGCGCCGTGATGTCGGATGACGAGCTCGCCGCCCTGCTCGCCAAGCCGTCGACCGAGATTCACTTCCTGGAGCAGGACGGGGTGCCGATCGGCCTGGCCGAGCTGCATCGCGGCGAAGGCGGGCCGGACAATGTCGAGATCGCCATGTTCGGCGTGGTGCCCGAGGCGACCGGCACCGGCGCGGCGCGTCAATTGATGAATGCGGCGCTTGCCGTCGCCTGGGACGGCGGCACGGAGCGCGTCTGGCTCCACACCTGCTCGTTCGACCATCCGGCCGCCCTGCGCTTCTACAAGCGATCCGGCTTCACGCCGTTCAAGTTCGCGATCGAGGTCTCGACCGATCCGCGCCTCGACGGCCACCTGCCGAGATCGGCGGGCCCGCATGTCGCGTTGATCGATCCGACGCCGTCGGCCTGAGGCCGGCGCTTACCGCAGGGTTAACGAAACGCTAACAGCGCCGATGCTGTCAGCCCCCTACCAGGACCGCCGCTCGGCGGCGGTCGAGCGAGCCGGGCGCCGCGTCGCGGCGAGGTCGACGGCTGCATTTCGCTCCTGGTCGCGGAGCGCCATCTGCTCGGCCTTGGCGAGATCGTCGAGCGCCAGGTCGAGCCCGGCCTGGGCTGCCGCCAGCTGTGCCTCGAGGTCCTGCGCCGAGGCGCGAAGATTGTCGCGCCGCGCCATCGCCGCCTTGGCGAAGGTCGGATAGGCGAAATGCGACGTGTCCCGGATGCCGGCGCGTTCCTGCTCGACATTGATCTGGTCTTCGAGGTCGCGCGCCATGCGCTCGAACTCGGCGACCATGGTCTGGATCTGGTTAACCTGCCGACGTTTTTCCTCGGCCTGGAAACGCTTTAGCCGAATGATGCTATCACGCGACTTCATACTCGTTACTCCCTGAACACTGAGACGTAGACGCGCTGCGATGCCGACGGCCTCGGGGACGTTTTCGTCGCCGCTGTGGTTAACGGCCATCAAACTTGTCAAAACCTTAAGCCGAGGACCTCGCGCTAACCTTTCGTTTACGTCTCGCGTTAATCATGGCGCAGGAGGGCTTAAGGGCGGGTAAACCCCGTCTGCGGTGCCTTCATCCTAATTCCGTGAGTCCGACCAATTGGTTACCGGATTTCGTGCAATTGAGCGAAAGGGTGCAATCCACACCAATTCGCTCGGAATCTCAAAGAGCTTGGGCGATTTCCGAATAATTCGCCTGAACCCCTTGTGAGCACGAATCAGAATTTGTTAACCATTAAGCGTTAGCCTTCGAATCGGGGTGAGCCGTTTTCCAAGCACCGGTTTTCGAGGCCGGAGCGCCAAGCCCAGGATAGGCAATTGAGGGGATTGGTATGCGAGTTCTGCTGATCGAGGACGACAGCGCCACGGCGCAGAGCATCGAGTTGATGCTCAAGTCCGAGAATTTTAACGTCTACACGACGGATCTCGGCGAAGAGGGTGTCGATCTCGGCAAGCTCTACGATTACGACATCATTCTGCTCGACCTGAACCTGCCCGACATGTCGGGATACGAGGTTCTCCGGTCGCTGCGCGTCGCCAAGGTGAAGACGCCGATCCTGATCCTTTCCGGCCTGGCCGGCATCGAGGACAAGGTGCGCGGCCTCGGTTTCGGCGCCGACGACTACATGACCAAGCCGTTCCATAAGGACGAGCTCGTTGCGCGCATCCATGCGATCGTGCGCCGCTCGAAGGGCCATGCCCAGTCGGTCATCATCACCGGCGAGCTGACGGTCAATCTCGACACCAAGACGGTCGAGGTTCATGGCAGCCGCGTGCACCTGACGGGCAAGGAATACCAGATGCTGGAGCTGCTTTCGCTCCGCAAGGGCACGACCCTCACCAAGGAGATGTTCCTGAATCATCTCTATGGCGGCATGGACGAGCCCGAACTGAAGATCATCGACGTCTTCATCTGCAAGCTGCGCAAGAAGCTGGCGACGGCGACCAACGGCCTCAACTACATCGAGACCGTCTGGGGCCGGGGCTACGTGCTGCGCGAGCCCGACGAAGTTCAGATGCGCGCAAGCGCATAGCCGGTCCTCCCCCGGCTGGAATGTGAAAAGCCCCGCCCCCGGCGGGGTTTTTCTTTGGCTCAAACGGCGGCCTCTCATGGCGCGTTCAAGCCCCCGCCGCTTTCCAAGCCTTTGCCGGACAAAGAAAAAGCCGCGCCGATCCATCAATCCGCGCGGCTTGTCTTTATTCCGAAGGCTGCGCTGGTCGCAGCCGCCAAGCCGATCAGGCCTGGTGGGTTGCCTCGTCCGCCACGGCGGCGACCGCGACCGGCTCGGCCGCGTCCGGGACGGCCTCGGCGACCATCGTCTCGCCTGCGGGGGCTTCCGCCGGAGCTTCCTCGACCACCGGCGCCGCAGCGGTCGACCGCGCCGTGATGATCACGTCCGTGCCCTCCAGCAC is a genomic window of Kaistia defluvii containing:
- a CDS encoding flagellar export protein FliJ; this encodes MKSRDSIIRLKRFQAEEKRRQVNQIQTMVAEFERMARDLEDQINVEQERAGIRDTSHFAYPTFAKAAMARRDNLRASAQDLEAQLAAAQAGLDLALDDLAKAEQMALRDQERNAAVDLAATRRPARSTAAERRSW
- a CDS encoding GNAT family N-acetyltransferase, coding for MTETIALDLDGYTDLPPGRIANVVTYLEMTNRPAPAAEAEGGRTVRHVVKPDLAAYRDLYRRIGTDWLWFSRAVMSDDELAALLAKPSTEIHFLEQDGVPIGLAELHRGEGGPDNVEIAMFGVVPEATGTGAARQLMNAALAVAWDGGTERVWLHTCSFDHPAALRFYKRSGFTPFKFAIEVSTDPRLDGHLPRSAGPHVALIDPTPSA
- the ctrA gene encoding response regulator transcription factor CtrA, whose protein sequence is MRVLLIEDDSATAQSIELMLKSENFNVYTTDLGEEGVDLGKLYDYDIILLDLNLPDMSGYEVLRSLRVAKVKTPILILSGLAGIEDKVRGLGFGADDYMTKPFHKDELVARIHAIVRRSKGHAQSVIITGELTVNLDTKTVEVHGSRVHLTGKEYQMLELLSLRKGTTLTKEMFLNHLYGGMDEPELKIIDVFICKLRKKLATATNGLNYIETVWGRGYVLREPDEVQMRASA